Proteins encoded in a region of the uncultured Desulfovibrio sp. genome:
- a CDS encoding flavodoxin, translating to MSKVLIVFGSSTGNTESIAQKLEELIAAGGHEVKLLNAADASAENLADGYDAVLFGCSAWGMEDLEMQDDFLSLFEEFDRIGLAGRKVAAFASGDQEYEHFCGAVPAIEERAKELGATIIADGLKMEGDASNDPEAVASFAEDVLKQL from the coding sequence ATGAGTAAGGTACTGATTGTTTTTGGTTCCAGCACTGGCAATACGGAAAGCATCGCCCAGAAGCTTGAAGAACTGATTGCTGCTGGCGGGCACGAAGTCAAGCTGCTTAACGCGGCGGACGCCTCGGCAGAAAATCTGGCTGACGGCTACGATGCCGTGCTGTTTGGCTGCTCGGCCTGGGGCATGGAAGATCTGGAAATGCAGGACGACTTTTTGTCCCTGTTTGAGGAATTTGACCGCATCGGGTTGGCCGGCCGCAAGGTAGCCGCATTTGCTTCCGGAGATCAGGAATACGAACATTTTTGCGGCGCGGTGCCTGCCATTGAAGAGCGCGCCAAGGAACTGGGCGCGACCATCATTGCAGACGGGCTCAAGATGGAAGGCGATGCCTCCAACGACCCCGAAGCCGTGGCCTCGTTCGCCGAGGATGTGCTCAAGCAACTGTAA
- the galE gene encoding UDP-glucose 4-epimerase GalE, with translation MAILVCGGAGYIGSHNVRALLERGETPVVLDNFLTGHRGSVPQDVRLYSGDMRDPALLDAVFSEQPIEAVLHFAACSLVGESMEQPLKYFQNNIHGMMVLLEAMARHGVDKIVFSSTASVYGEPDVVPIPEHAPLRPTNPYGESKLAMERMMHWVGRAHGIRSVILRYFNVAGAWPQGLIGEDHRPESHLIPIILQVPLGKRPHVTIFGDDYPTPDGTCIRDYLDVMELVDAHLRAVDYLRSGGGSEVCNLGNGTGFSVRQMVEAARRVTGRDIDVSIGARRPGDPARLVASAQRAAEVLGWTARADIDSIIASAWSWHSRNPEGFAE, from the coding sequence ATGGCAATTCTGGTTTGCGGCGGTGCCGGATATATCGGTTCTCACAATGTGCGCGCCCTTTTGGAGCGCGGCGAAACGCCTGTGGTGCTCGACAATTTTCTTACGGGGCATCGTGGTTCCGTTCCGCAGGATGTGCGTCTTTATTCCGGCGACATGCGTGATCCGGCATTGCTTGATGCCGTATTTTCAGAGCAGCCCATTGAGGCCGTGCTGCACTTTGCCGCCTGCTCCCTGGTGGGCGAGAGCATGGAGCAGCCTCTCAAATATTTTCAGAACAACATACATGGCATGATGGTGCTGCTTGAAGCCATGGCGCGCCACGGGGTGGACAAGATCGTGTTCTCGTCCACGGCTTCGGTCTATGGCGAACCTGATGTCGTTCCCATTCCTGAACACGCGCCTCTGCGTCCCACCAATCCCTATGGCGAAAGCAAGCTCGCCATGGAGCGCATGATGCACTGGGTGGGCAGGGCGCACGGCATACGCTCTGTTATTCTGCGCTATTTCAACGTGGCTGGCGCATGGCCTCAGGGCCTTATTGGCGAGGATCACAGGCCGGAAAGTCACCTTATCCCCATCATCCTTCAGGTGCCGCTGGGCAAAAGACCCCATGTCACCATTTTTGGCGATGATTATCCCACGCCGGACGGCACCTGCATTCGCGATTATCTGGATGTGATGGAGCTGGTTGACGCGCACCTGCGCGCCGTGGATTACCTGCGTAGCGGCGGCGGCAGCGAAGTGTGCAACCTGGGCAACGGCACGGGATTTTCTGTGCGGCAGATGGTGGAAGCTGCGCGCCGTGTGACCGGGCGCGATATTGACGTCAGCATCGGCGCTCGCCGCCCCGGCGATCCGGCGCGGCTGGTGGCCTCCGCCCAGCGCGCTGCCGAGGTGCTGGGCTGGACAGCCCGCGCTGATATAGACAGCATCATAGCCTCGGCCTGGAGCTGGCATTCGCGCAATCCAGAAGGTTTTGCCGAATAA